A window from Leifsonia shinshuensis encodes these proteins:
- the nudC gene encoding NAD(+) diphosphatase, giving the protein MSSAPTSALPLAALPLSRHATDRDHSARSRPALFDELWQEPGTRVLALWKGRALLTAESVAAATPAADGWSAPDAGPAALELLPVDRVTSALIRVYLGRTTVASATEPSGTAVVLEVLTDAAAQELEPDEARWGNLRTVATALSDRDAGLFTEALAMANWHASHTHCPRCGTPTVVEQAGWVRRCLEDGSEVFPRTDPAVIVTVLDDDDRLLLGSNAMWENSRYSLLAGFVEPGESFEAAVEREMFEEAGIRVVDAQYKGSQPWPFPASVMVGMTARLAHDQAAGALDPDGEEILDVRWFSRDELWAAREQIILPGRSSIARALIEDWYGGPLDEPPAP; this is encoded by the coding sequence ATGTCGTCCGCCCCGACCTCCGCTCTGCCGCTCGCGGCGCTCCCGCTGTCCCGCCACGCGACCGACCGCGATCACTCCGCCCGCTCGCGTCCCGCTCTGTTCGACGAGCTGTGGCAGGAACCGGGCACGCGGGTGCTCGCGCTGTGGAAGGGGCGCGCCCTGCTCACTGCGGAGAGCGTGGCCGCCGCGACTCCCGCCGCCGACGGCTGGTCCGCCCCGGATGCCGGTCCGGCCGCCCTGGAGCTGCTTCCCGTCGATCGGGTGACCTCCGCCCTGATCCGCGTCTACCTCGGGCGCACCACCGTGGCGAGCGCGACGGAGCCGTCCGGCACCGCTGTGGTGCTGGAGGTGCTGACGGACGCCGCCGCGCAGGAGCTTGAGCCGGACGAGGCGCGCTGGGGCAACCTGCGGACGGTGGCGACGGCGCTCAGCGACCGCGATGCGGGCCTGTTCACCGAGGCGCTGGCGATGGCGAACTGGCACGCGTCCCACACGCACTGCCCGCGCTGCGGCACGCCCACGGTCGTCGAGCAGGCGGGCTGGGTGCGCCGCTGTCTCGAGGACGGCTCCGAGGTCTTCCCGCGCACCGACCCCGCCGTGATCGTCACCGTGCTCGACGACGACGACCGGCTGCTCCTCGGCTCCAACGCCATGTGGGAGAACTCGCGCTACTCGCTGCTCGCCGGATTCGTCGAGCCGGGGGAGTCGTTCGAGGCCGCGGTCGAGCGCGAGATGTTCGAGGAGGCGGGCATCCGCGTCGTGGATGCGCAGTACAAGGGGTCGCAGCCGTGGCCGTTCCCGGCGTCCGTGATGGTCGGCATGACCGCCCGGCTGGCCCACGACCAGGCCGCCGGGGCGCTCGACCCGGACGGTGAGGAGATCCTCGACGTGCGGTGGTTCAGCCGCGACGAGCTGTGGGCGGCCCGCGAGCAGATCATCCTTCCGGGGCGCTCGTCGATCGCGCGCGCCCTCATCGAGGACTGGTACGGCGGCCCGCTCGACGAGCCGCCCGCGCCGTGA